A window of Chryseobacterium aquaeductus genomic DNA:
ATTTATATCAAACTTTAGGCTCCACAATCAACAATGCAGATTACATTTTTGAAAAAAGCAAAGCCAAAAAATCGACACAGGAATATCCTAATTCAAAACTGGGAAAAGATTTTAAAACGGTAGCTTCACTTATAAAATCTGATATTAATACTCAGGTATACTACCTTTCTATTGGTAGTTTCGACACGCATGTAAACCAAAACGACAGACAGCAAAAGTTGTTTGGTGAGATTAATGATGCTGTAAAATCATTTGTTGCAGACATGAAAGCCAACGGACTTTTTAATGATATTTTGCTGATGACTTTCTCAGAATTCGGAAGACGTGTTTCTCAAAACGCCAGCAGAGGAACCGACCACGGAACTGCCAATCAAATGTTTTTCATCAGCGGAGGTTTAAAGAAAAAAGGCATCCTGAATGCACTTCCCGATTTACAAAATCTAAATGAAGGAGACTTGATTTATACCGAAGATTTCCGAAAAATCTATGCTACAGTTCTCAAAAACTGGTTGAATGCAGATTCTTCAAAAGTTCTTGGCTGGAAGAACGGAGTTTACGATTTCGTATAAAAAAAGCCTTACAAAAGTAAGGCTTAGAAAATATGGTTTTTTATTAATGTGGTGAAGGCATCTGTTTATTTACATCCTTCACTTCTTTTTTTCCTGTAAATTTCTTGATGAGAAATTCGATAACAAGTGGCGCAACCAGCGTAAGTACGGTTCTAAAAAGTCTTGATTTCATAATGTTTATTTTTACTGATAATTACAATTTTTGCGCCAAAACTTTTAAACTAAAAAAACTCATCTGTCCCGATCTTCCTGATAGTTTGAATTGGCGATTCTTAAACTTTTAGCAATTCTTTTTTTTAGTTTTCTGGGTGCCAGAACCGTTAAAAATTCGCCCATTCCTAAGATCATTCTCTCCAGTTCAAAATTCAGCTGCACACAAATTTTAAAAGTTGTTCCTTTTTCATCTTCATTGATAATCTCCTGAGAGTGGTGAAATGGTTTTGTTTTCACGTAAGGTGCATGCTGAGAATTAACGATGAATATAACATTCTGAGGACGTTGTGTTTCTGAAACAGTTGCTCCGATGACTTCACCAAAATAACGGTCTGCATCAAAATCTTTATCAATGTATTCCGTTTTTTCATCTATTTCGATTTCTTCCATTCTGTCTAAAGCCAGATTGTAAATTGCTTCCTTTTGCCAGCAAATCAAAAACCAACGGTTGTTGTACTCTTTTAATAATTGGGGATGAACTGTTATGATATTCGATTCTCTTGCTTTAAAACTTTTATAACAAATCTTCAAAACCTTTTTATTTAAAATACTTTCATACAGAATATCAATGTGTTCCAGACCTTTCAATTGTTCATTTTTATCTAAATGAATAATCGATTTTTGATTTGTTGAATGGATGGAATCTTCCAACTTCTGAATCACACCATTCATATCTTTAAACATCGAAAAATCTTTAAACTGCTTTAAAATCTGCACTGCATTATTCATCGCTTTCAGATCATTTTCGTTCACCGAAATATGATGAATACTGTATTCCGGATCGCTGTAACGATAATATTTCTTTTCAAAAACCTCAATCGGTGCTTCGTATCCAAACTTTTCACTTCGCATATTCTGCAAATCAAGCTGCACCGTACGTTTACTCACAAAAGATTCTTTTCCTTCAAATTCAAATAAGGCTTCAGAACATTCGTCTATCAAATCTTCCAAAGTATATTTTTTGTATTTATTCTTAAGACATTTATCTAAAGTTTTGTAGCGGATAAGAGCATTTTTGTTGGATGACATAGATTGAGGTTAAGGTTAAGGTTAAGGTTTAGTTTAAGACTAAAACGTATGGAATTCCCCTCCTCTCGAGGAGTGGCGAAAATTCAAAAAATTTTTGACGGAGTAGTTAAAAAAGAACAGCCATTTTGTCATTCCGAAGAAATGTAAGCAATTAATTATAAAAAAAATGTCGAGATTCCTACTGAATGACAAACTAGATGTACAAAAAAAATTACTTTCTCTTCAAAGCCTCACCTTCAAAAGAAATTCCATCCCAACCATATTCAATAAAATTTCTGATATTCTGATGATCGGTTCCTTCAGGATTTTTCAAAACATCTTCTCTGTAAAATGCTCCAAAAAGAGAAAGTGTATCTTCTTTCGACAAATCGTTCAACTTTGCAAAACTAAAAATTTTGCAAGATCCGTTATTCAGACCTGCTTCATTGACTGCATTTCCGTTCGTAAATTTTGTCGGAGTGAAATCATAATTTTCATCTATGAATGTGATTACATCGTTAAAATCGATGATTTCGTTGGAGTTTTTTAATTTTTCTATGAGCATTTTTTATTTCTTTAAAATATTAAAGTAAAAATAATCAAAATAAATTTCATCTACGCAAAAACATTGCGCAATTACATAATTACTTTGCATTATCAAATAACGAACAATGAAAACATTTAAAACAATTACCGGAAACGATTTAATCGAATTAGGATTCAGACCAAAAAAATGGTTTGCAGAAGCTTTGGAGTTTATTAATGAAAATAATTTAGAAGAACACGAAATGTTAGCGTACCTAGACCAATTCAGATCACCAGATCCAATTCCGCTGCATGACGAAGCAAAAGATTTTATCATCAACATTCGTCCAGAACATGAAAATGAAGTCGATAATGTAGAAAAAGTAATCAAAACGATGAAAGTTTTGATGAAAACTCCGACTTTAGTTGGCGGAGCGATCATGCCAGATGCCTGCCCTACAGGTCCGGAAGGTTATATCCCAGTGGGCGGAGTAGTGATTGCAAAAAATGCTATTCATCCCGGATTTCATAGTGCAGATATTTGCTGCTCGGTGATGTTGACGGATTTCGGAAAAGCGGATCCGAAAGAAATTTTAGACGCAGCACATTCCATCACACATTTCGGATACGGAGGTAGAGACCGAGGTTCTCAAATGCCAATGTCTCAGGAATTAATGGATGCTTTCAGAGAAAACTTTTTCTTAAATGATGAAAAATTAATCAGTATTGCCCGTTCACATATGGGAACTCAAGGCGACGGTAATCACTTTTTATTTGTTGGAATTTCTAAAAATACCGGAAATACAATGCTGGTAACCCATCATGGATCGAGAGCTCCTGGTGCGATGCTTTACGATAAAGGAATGAAAGTAGCCAACCGTTTCAGAGAAGAAATTTCGCCGGAAACATTGAAGGAAAACGCCTGGATTCCGTACGAAACAGATGAAGGAAAGGCATA
This region includes:
- a CDS encoding helix-turn-helix transcriptional regulator yields the protein MSSNKNALIRYKTLDKCLKNKYKKYTLEDLIDECSEALFEFEGKESFVSKRTVQLDLQNMRSEKFGYEAPIEVFEKKYYRYSDPEYSIHHISVNENDLKAMNNAVQILKQFKDFSMFKDMNGVIQKLEDSIHSTNQKSIIHLDKNEQLKGLEHIDILYESILNKKVLKICYKSFKARESNIITVHPQLLKEYNNRWFLICWQKEAIYNLALDRMEEIEIDEKTEYIDKDFDADRYFGEVIGATVSETQRPQNVIFIVNSQHAPYVKTKPFHHSQEIINEDEKGTTFKICVQLNFELERMILGMGEFLTVLAPRKLKKRIAKSLRIANSNYQEDRDR
- a CDS encoding HopJ type III effector protein, producing the protein MLIEKLKNSNEIIDFNDVITFIDENYDFTPTKFTNGNAVNEAGLNNGSCKIFSFAKLNDLSKEDTLSLFGAFYREDVLKNPEGTDHQNIRNFIEYGWDGISFEGEALKRK
- a CDS encoding RtcB family protein codes for the protein MKTFKTITGNDLIELGFRPKKWFAEALEFINENNLEEHEMLAYLDQFRSPDPIPLHDEAKDFIINIRPEHENEVDNVEKVIKTMKVLMKTPTLVGGAIMPDACPTGPEGYIPVGGVVIAKNAIHPGFHSADICCSVMLTDFGKADPKEILDAAHSITHFGYGGRDRGSQMPMSQELMDAFRENFFLNDEKLISIARSHMGTQGDGNHFLFVGISKNTGNTMLVTHHGSRAPGAMLYDKGMKVANRFREEISPETLKENAWIPYETDEGKAYWEALQLIRAWTKENHISIHDAVLNKMEIVKENRYWNEHNFVFKDGDLFYHAKGATPLDDKFLPDITGPRLIPLNMAEPVLIVQGKTNDRNLGFAPHGAGRNFSRTQHKKSLAHKTIEEVFAEETQGLDIRFFSNDIDISELPTAYKSAKNVRAQIEEYGLCEVLDEVMPYGCIMAGDVQKNAPWKKKKKFRKA